One Alkalicoccus halolimnae DNA segment encodes these proteins:
- a CDS encoding acyl-CoA dehydrogenase family protein — MATTQKAKGGGFLLESQTADAVFTPEDLTDEHKMIAKTTEDFVKEKVVPEIEFIENHEFDRSVRLLKEAGELGLLGADVPEEFGGIGLDKISSSLITEKFALAGSFSLTQGAHVGIGTLPIVFFGSKEQKQQYLPDLATGAKIAAYALTEPTSGSDALSAKTTAKLNDEGTHYVLNGEKQWITNAGFADVFVVYAKIDGEQFSAFIVEREYDGVSVGPEEKKMGIKGSSTRTLILQDAKVPKENLLGEAGKGHVIAFNILNIGRYKLGVGCIGGAKRAIEISAKYANERKQFKMPISKFTLIQKKLAEMAAKTYAMESTIYRTGGMIEDAFSSLSAEEQQDGKAVGQAIGEYAIECSLNKFFGSEVLDFVVDEAVQIHGGYGFMAEYEVETMYRNSRINRIFEGTNEINRMLVPATLMRKAMKGELPLLEQAQGLQEELMMMMPQEVGDEPLEQEKYLLENSKKIFLMIAGTAAQTYGEDLQKEQELLANIADIVNEVFNIESMILRTEKAMAKSGAEKTSQKLLMTEVYTQEAFNHIESIAKESLVTLEDGDSLRTMLSILKKLTRHTPIDLIKKKRELAKRVIEEERYVV; from the coding sequence ATGGCAACAACACAAAAAGCAAAAGGCGGCGGATTTCTTCTGGAATCCCAGACAGCAGATGCAGTTTTCACGCCGGAGGATTTAACTGACGAGCATAAAATGATCGCTAAAACGACGGAGGATTTTGTAAAAGAAAAGGTCGTTCCGGAAATTGAGTTCATTGAGAACCACGAATTCGACCGTTCCGTCCGCCTGCTGAAAGAAGCGGGAGAACTAGGACTCCTCGGAGCAGATGTTCCGGAGGAATTCGGGGGCATCGGTCTTGATAAGATCAGCTCTTCTCTTATTACAGAAAAATTTGCTCTTGCCGGATCCTTTTCTCTCACTCAGGGAGCACACGTAGGAATTGGAACTCTTCCGATCGTATTTTTCGGATCGAAAGAACAGAAGCAGCAGTATCTGCCTGACCTGGCGACGGGAGCAAAAATCGCTGCTTATGCGTTGACAGAACCTACTTCCGGTTCGGATGCGTTAAGCGCGAAAACAACAGCGAAACTGAATGACGAAGGTACACATTACGTGCTCAATGGAGAGAAGCAGTGGATTACAAATGCCGGATTCGCCGATGTCTTCGTTGTGTATGCGAAAATCGACGGAGAGCAGTTTTCCGCATTTATTGTAGAAAGAGAGTATGACGGTGTGTCGGTAGGACCGGAAGAGAAAAAGATGGGTATTAAAGGCTCGTCCACACGAACATTAATTCTTCAGGACGCGAAGGTTCCGAAAGAAAACCTGCTCGGTGAAGCCGGCAAAGGACACGTCATTGCATTTAATATTCTTAACATTGGACGGTACAAGCTTGGTGTCGGATGTATCGGCGGAGCAAAACGTGCGATTGAAATTTCTGCTAAATATGCGAATGAGCGTAAACAATTTAAAATGCCAATTTCAAAGTTTACCCTTATACAGAAAAAGCTTGCGGAAATGGCAGCTAAAACGTACGCCATGGAAAGTACAATTTACCGGACGGGCGGTATGATCGAAGATGCTTTCAGCAGTCTCTCCGCAGAAGAACAGCAGGACGGAAAGGCCGTTGGACAGGCGATCGGAGAATATGCGATCGAGTGTTCTTTAAACAAATTCTTCGGTTCTGAAGTGCTGGATTTCGTAGTTGATGAAGCAGTGCAGATCCATGGAGGCTACGGCTTTATGGCCGAATATGAAGTTGAAACGATGTACAGAAACTCCCGTATCAACAGAATCTTCGAAGGAACAAATGAAATTAACCGTATGCTCGTACCTGCCACCCTCATGCGAAAAGCAATGAAAGGGGAGCTGCCTCTTCTCGAACAGGCCCAGGGGCTGCAGGAAGAGCTTATGATGATGATGCCGCAGGAAGTCGGCGATGAGCCGCTCGAGCAGGAAAAATATCTGCTTGAAAACAGTAAAAAGATCTTTTTGATGATTGCCGGAACGGCCGCGCAGACTTATGGTGAGGACCTTCAGAAAGAACAGGAGCTTCTCGCGAATATTGCAGACATCGTAAATGAAGTTTTCAATATCGAATCAATGATTCTCCGCACGGAAAAAGCGATGGCGAAATCCGGAGCAGAAAAAACTTCCCAGAAACTTCTAATGACAGAAGTGTATACACAGGAAGCATTCAACCATATTGAATCGATTGCTAAAGAATCGCTCGTTACACTGGAAGACGGCGACAGCCTTCGTACGATGCTTTCCATTCTTAAAAAGCTTACGCGTCACACTCCGATTGATTTGATCAAAAAGAAGCGTGAACTTGCGAAGCGTGTTATTGAAGAAGAGCGCTACGTCGTTTAA
- a CDS encoding arsenate reductase family protein, whose protein sequence is MEIKFYQYPKCSTCQKAKKWLEKNEVNFEEIDITEHPPDKKQLKEIQEKSGLPIKKFFNTSGKKYRELNIKERIGTASDDELLELLSSDGMLIKRPIAYDGENVTVGFKEEAYETAWK, encoded by the coding sequence TTGGAAATTAAATTTTATCAGTACCCTAAATGCAGTACATGTCAGAAAGCAAAAAAGTGGCTGGAAAAAAATGAGGTGAACTTTGAGGAAATTGATATTACAGAGCATCCGCCTGATAAAAAGCAGCTGAAGGAAATTCAAGAAAAAAGCGGTCTGCCGATTAAGAAATTCTTTAATACAAGCGGGAAGAAATACCGGGAGCTGAATATTAAAGAAAGAATAGGAACGGCTTCCGACGATGAGCTTCTGGAACTGCTCTCTTCGGATGGCATGCTTATTAAACGTCCGATTGCTTACGACGGCGAAAATGTGACGGTTGGATTTAAAGAAGAAGCTTACGAAACTGCCTGGAAATAG
- the gcvH gene encoding glycine cleavage system protein GcvH, which translates to MSVPKEFKYSEEHEWVKEENGNVRIGITHFAQAELGDIVFVELPEVGDEIQAEDPFGSVESVKTVSELYAPLSGKVVEINEELEDSPELVNESPHEKAWMIVIEPSDKSQMDNLMDADAYKKMIDEE; encoded by the coding sequence ATGAGTGTACCTAAGGAATTTAAGTATTCAGAAGAGCATGAATGGGTAAAAGAAGAAAACGGAAATGTACGGATCGGCATTACTCACTTTGCACAGGCAGAGCTTGGAGATATCGTTTTTGTTGAACTGCCGGAAGTAGGCGACGAAATCCAGGCGGAAGATCCATTCGGAAGTGTAGAGTCTGTTAAAACGGTCTCGGAGCTGTACGCACCACTAAGTGGTAAAGTGGTGGAAATTAATGAAGAGCTGGAAGATTCTCCAGAGCTTGTGAACGAATCACCTCACGAAAAAGCATGGATGATTGTTATCGAACCTTCCGATAAGAGCCAAATGGACAACCTTATGGATGCGGACGCTTATAAAAAAATGATCGACGAAGAGTAA
- the sufD gene encoding Fe-S cluster assembly protein SufD, whose protein sequence is MATELTFPINEQQLQSFSKGRQEPKWFSDMRLDALSKAGRLELPNPDKTKITKWNFTSFSYDANAEATSSYAELSDAVRTLVGEEDKIENLLTQKNGVTTYLAAQAELQEKGVIFTDIESALRDHGELVQKYFMQDAISANENSLTAAHAALVNGGTFIYVPKNVEVQAPLQAIFAHEGNFGLFNHVLIVAEEHSSLTYIENYLSEGSGEQSTANIIAEVYVGDGATVRFGAVDNLADSVTTYVNRRGQVNGRDAQLYWALGLMNDGNTVSENTTYLHGQGSYGDTKSVSIGRGKQVQNFTTNVVHYGKDTDGQILKHGVLKESATSIFNGISKIIKGATKANGEQTERVLMLSEKARGDANPILLIDEDDVTAGHAASVGKIDPLQMFYLMSRGLSRQEAERLIIHGFLEPVVGALPIDSVKKQLYELIERKVY, encoded by the coding sequence ATGGCAACAGAATTAACCTTTCCAATAAATGAACAACAGCTTCAGAGCTTTTCAAAAGGCCGTCAGGAGCCGAAGTGGTTCAGTGATATGCGTCTCGATGCTTTGTCAAAAGCAGGCAGACTGGAACTGCCAAATCCGGACAAAACGAAAATTACGAAATGGAATTTTACTTCCTTTTCCTATGATGCAAACGCAGAAGCAACTTCTTCTTATGCAGAGCTTTCCGATGCGGTCCGCACACTTGTAGGAGAAGAAGATAAAATAGAAAATCTGCTGACGCAGAAAAACGGCGTAACAACGTACCTGGCTGCTCAGGCAGAACTTCAGGAAAAAGGCGTTATTTTCACAGATATCGAATCTGCTCTCCGGGATCACGGAGAACTTGTACAGAAGTACTTCATGCAGGATGCGATTTCTGCAAATGAGAACAGTCTGACAGCTGCACACGCAGCGCTTGTTAATGGAGGTACTTTCATCTATGTTCCAAAAAACGTAGAAGTACAGGCTCCTCTTCAGGCTATTTTTGCTCATGAAGGTAACTTCGGTCTCTTTAACCACGTGCTTATCGTAGCGGAAGAACACAGTTCTTTAACTTATATTGAGAACTATCTCAGCGAAGGCTCCGGTGAGCAGTCGACAGCTAATATTATAGCGGAAGTATATGTGGGCGATGGTGCCACAGTACGATTCGGTGCAGTGGACAACCTGGCTGATTCGGTTACCACTTATGTAAACCGCCGTGGACAGGTCAACGGCCGCGACGCTCAGCTTTACTGGGCTCTCGGTTTAATGAATGACGGTAATACCGTTTCTGAAAATACAACTTACCTTCACGGTCAGGGTTCATATGGCGATACGAAAAGTGTATCCATCGGCCGCGGTAAACAGGTTCAGAACTTTACGACTAACGTCGTGCACTACGGTAAAGATACCGACGGCCAGATTCTTAAGCACGGGGTGCTGAAAGAATCAGCAACGTCCATCTTCAACGGTATTTCCAAGATTATTAAAGGTGCGACTAAAGCCAATGGAGAACAGACAGAGCGTGTATTGATGCTCAGCGAAAAGGCGCGCGGCGATGCCAATCCGATTCTTTTGATTGATGAAGATGACGTAACGGCGGGCCATGCAGCTTCTGTAGGCAAGATCGATCCTCTGCAGATGTTTTATCTGATGAGCCGTGGACTTTCCCGTCAGGAAGCAGAGCGTTTAATTATTCACGGTTTCCTTGAGCCGGTCGTAGGTGCACTGCCGATTGACTCGGTTAAAAAGCAGCTTTATGAACTGATCGAAAGGAAAGTGTATTAA
- a CDS encoding methionine ABC transporter ATP-binding protein: protein MITLSKIGKVFQTKDGKVTAVDDIDLTIDKGEIFGVIGYSGAGKSTLIRMLNMLEAPTSGNVEVAGKKMNGMSSQKLREARQEIGMIFQHFNLLWSRTVSENIAFPLEIKGVNKADQKKRVEELVRLVGLEGRGGSYPAQLSGGQKQRVGIARALANNPQVLLCDEATSALDPKTTDSILDLLVDINKKLGLTIVLITHEMHVIRKICHRVAVMENGKIVEQGDVLDIFRRPQQNMTKEFVKQVTEPEETEEALKHLFDNQDIGRVLQLTFVGGDAQRPLITDIVRNFDVNVSILQGKISQTQHGSYGSLFVSITGEDTPVNDAVSFIRAQQVEVEVIHGG from the coding sequence TTGATTACGCTCTCGAAAATTGGAAAAGTGTTTCAAACGAAAGATGGAAAAGTAACAGCTGTCGATGACATCGATTTAACGATCGATAAAGGAGAAATTTTTGGAGTTATCGGATACAGTGGAGCAGGAAAGAGTACGCTTATACGTATGCTGAATATGCTGGAAGCTCCGACTTCGGGAAATGTGGAAGTTGCAGGAAAAAAAATGAATGGCATGTCCAGTCAGAAACTGCGTGAAGCAAGGCAGGAAATCGGTATGATTTTCCAGCACTTTAATCTTCTATGGTCCCGGACAGTATCAGAAAATATCGCTTTTCCACTGGAGATCAAAGGGGTAAATAAAGCGGACCAGAAAAAACGGGTCGAGGAATTAGTCCGGCTGGTTGGACTGGAAGGAAGAGGTGGTTCTTATCCAGCTCAGCTCAGCGGGGGGCAGAAGCAGCGTGTAGGTATTGCCAGAGCACTTGCTAATAATCCACAGGTGCTTTTGTGTGATGAGGCAACCTCCGCTCTGGATCCGAAAACAACAGATTCAATCCTCGATCTTCTTGTCGATATAAACAAAAAATTGGGACTCACGATCGTCCTGATTACTCACGAAATGCACGTCATAAGAAAAATCTGTCACCGGGTAGCGGTGATGGAGAACGGTAAAATTGTGGAACAAGGTGACGTGCTGGATATATTCCGGCGTCCGCAGCAGAATATGACGAAAGAATTTGTAAAACAGGTTACGGAGCCTGAAGAAACTGAAGAAGCGTTAAAGCATCTCTTCGATAACCAGGACATCGGCCGCGTGCTGCAGCTGACTTTCGTAGGCGGGGATGCCCAGCGCCCTCTTATTACGGATATTGTTCGGAATTTTGATGTGAATGTAAGTATCCTTCAAGGGAAAATTTCGCAGACGCAGCATGGATCTTACGGTTCGCTTTTTGTAAGTATTACTGGCGAAGATACGCCTGTAAATGATGCAGTATCCTTTATACGTGCTCAACAGGTGGAAGTGGAGGTGATTCACGGTGGATAA
- a CDS encoding FAD/NAD(P)-binding protein — MKKWTIIGGGIQGITAAVHLLERNVCAIDELCVIDPHEAPLHVWKKRTSKIEMPYLRSSFVHHLSSDPFSLENYASSDKDFYGRYKRPSIELFNEHCAYLIDSLGISTSWVQDTVTGLEKSAGHWYVNLKSGKQAVSQFVILAPGGGQKLHMPDPLTETAVHIFDPHFDLDNAGSTPAVIGGGISAAHTALYLSRKKNKKVTFIKRHPLRVHPFDSDPAWLGPKNMRKFTMMNNYGSRRKCLHDARYTGSMPRELYFRLLQEQRRGNVVFQDAHITDSVSRNGKVELFDRNLSLGIFDSVICCTGFKNKLPEAGWLHSLISRYSLPCASCGYPVLSSSLLWEDSLFAVGALAELEIGPVARNISGAQRAAARITAFAEAQKITAGL; from the coding sequence ATGAAAAAATGGACGATTATAGGCGGCGGTATTCAAGGTATAACAGCTGCCGTGCATTTACTGGAAAGAAACGTCTGTGCGATAGACGAACTATGTGTAATAGACCCGCATGAGGCTCCGCTCCATGTTTGGAAAAAGCGGACATCTAAAATAGAGATGCCTTACCTGCGTTCCTCGTTTGTGCATCACCTTTCATCCGACCCTTTCTCCCTGGAAAACTACGCTTCTTCAGACAAGGATTTTTACGGGCGTTACAAGCGTCCTTCCATAGAACTTTTTAACGAGCACTGTGCGTATCTTATTGATAGCCTCGGTATTTCAACCTCTTGGGTTCAGGATACTGTGACTGGTCTTGAAAAAAGCGCCGGACATTGGTACGTCAACCTGAAATCAGGAAAACAGGCCGTAAGTCAATTTGTCATCCTCGCTCCAGGAGGTGGTCAGAAGCTGCATATGCCTGATCCTCTCACGGAAACAGCTGTTCATATTTTTGATCCTCATTTTGATCTGGATAATGCAGGCAGTACACCAGCTGTTATTGGAGGCGGAATTTCAGCTGCTCATACGGCTTTGTATCTATCCCGAAAGAAAAATAAAAAAGTGACTTTCATTAAGCGCCATCCCCTGCGCGTGCATCCCTTCGACAGTGATCCGGCATGGCTCGGCCCGAAAAATATGCGGAAATTTACGATGATGAATAATTACGGGAGTCGCAGAAAGTGTCTTCACGACGCCCGCTACACCGGTTCCATGCCGCGGGAACTTTATTTTCGGCTGCTCCAGGAACAAAGGCGCGGCAATGTCGTGTTTCAGGACGCGCATATTACAGACTCCGTTTCCCGAAATGGTAAAGTAGAACTTTTTGATAGAAACCTCTCCTTAGGAATCTTTGATTCTGTGATCTGCTGTACAGGTTTTAAAAACAAGCTTCCCGAAGCCGGCTGGCTGCATTCTTTGATTTCCCGCTACTCTCTTCCCTGCGCCTCCTGCGGATATCCGGTTTTATCCTCTTCGCTGTTATGGGAAGATAGCTTATTTGCAGTCGGAGCTCTTGCAGAGCTGGAAATCGGCCCGGTAGCCCGAAATATTTCGGGTGCTCAGAGAGCAGCAGCCCGCATTACGGCTTTTGCAGAAGCTCAAAAAATTACCGCCGGCTTATAA
- a CDS encoding MetQ/NlpA family ABC transporter substrate-binding protein — protein MKKTVQIAAITATAAFLAACGTNGEETNNGTGNNGETNNSAETNNAAETEETDNESTDNNTADENNGNEASEDFETLTVGASNVPHAEILEYSESLLEEEGVELEIVTFNDYILPNQSLDEGELDANYFQHVPYLESQMEEFDYDFVNKGGIHIEPIGLYSQEYDSLDALPEGAEIIMSSSVADHGRILMMLEEEGLITLEEEAGINATIDDIAENPNDFNFQDNVEAALLPTAYENNEGDAVLINSNYALDAGLNPLEDAIAMESADGDNPYVNVIAANSEDEGDERLDILVDVLRSEDVRGFIEENYEGAVVPVEE, from the coding sequence ATGAAGAAGACAGTACAGATTGCAGCAATTACAGCAACAGCGGCTTTTCTAGCAGCCTGCGGCACCAACGGTGAAGAAACAAATAATGGTACAGGAAACAATGGAGAAACAAATAACAGCGCAGAAACAAACAATGCCGCAGAAACAGAAGAAACTGACAACGAGTCAACAGATAATAATACAGCTGATGAAAACAACGGGAATGAAGCTTCTGAGGATTTTGAAACACTTACAGTTGGCGCTTCCAACGTTCCTCACGCTGAAATTTTGGAATACTCCGAGTCCCTTCTTGAAGAAGAAGGGGTAGAGCTTGAAATTGTTACGTTCAATGACTATATCCTTCCTAACCAGTCTCTCGACGAAGGGGAGCTTGATGCAAACTACTTTCAGCACGTTCCTTATCTGGAGTCACAGATGGAGGAATTCGACTATGATTTTGTTAATAAAGGCGGCATTCACATTGAGCCGATCGGTCTCTATTCCCAGGAATATGATTCCCTTGATGCTCTTCCTGAGGGAGCGGAAATTATCATGAGCAGCTCCGTTGCCGATCACGGCCGTATTTTGATGATGCTTGAAGAAGAAGGGTTGATTACTCTTGAAGAAGAGGCAGGAATCAATGCGACTATCGACGATATAGCTGAGAATCCAAACGATTTTAATTTCCAGGATAATGTTGAGGCTGCACTGCTTCCTACTGCTTACGAAAACAATGAAGGGGATGCTGTGCTGATCAATTCAAACTATGCGCTTGATGCAGGACTTAATCCGCTCGAAGATGCAATAGCTATGGAGTCGGCAGATGGTGATAACCCATACGTCAACGTTATCGCAGCTAACAGTGAAGATGAAGGCGATGAGCGTCTGGATATTCTTGTAGATGTTCTACGTTCAGAAGATGTCCGTGGGTTTATTGAAGAGAATTATGAAGGTGCCGTTGTACCTGTAGAAGAATAA
- a CDS encoding cysteine desulfurase, producing the protein MNVQDVRRQFPILNQEVNGHPLVYLDSAATSQKPLQVIEAVEDYYKRYNSNVHRGVHTLGSMATDGYEGAREKVRRFIHASSMEEIIFLRGTTTAINLIASSYGRDNLEQGDEIVITPMEHHSNIIPWQQLAKAVGAELKYIPLQEDGTIAMEDVRSTITDRTKIVSVMQVSNVLGTVNPIKEITAAAHEKGAVMVVDGAQAVPHMKVDVQDLDADFYAFSGHKMCGPTGIGVLYGKKELLNRMEPVEFGGEMIDFVGLYDSTWKELPWKFEGGTPIIAGAVGLGAAIDFLEETGLENIEAHERKLARYALEKLEHADGVTVYGPEDRAGIVTFNADDVHPHDLATVLDSEGVAVRAGHHCAQPLMKWLNVTATCRASFYLYNTEQDVDKFVESLQTAKEYFGDVFG; encoded by the coding sequence ATGAACGTACAGGATGTCCGCCGTCAGTTTCCCATTTTAAATCAGGAAGTTAATGGTCATCCGCTCGTATATCTTGACAGTGCTGCCACTTCCCAAAAGCCCCTTCAGGTTATCGAAGCGGTGGAAGACTATTATAAGCGCTATAATTCAAATGTACACCGGGGAGTCCACACGCTCGGTTCGATGGCGACAGACGGTTATGAAGGAGCGCGTGAGAAAGTCCGCCGCTTCATTCATGCCTCCAGTATGGAAGAGATCATTTTCCTCCGCGGTACGACGACTGCAATTAATTTAATTGCTTCAAGCTACGGCAGGGACAATCTTGAGCAGGGTGACGAAATTGTTATTACTCCAATGGAGCACCACAGCAACATTATTCCATGGCAGCAGCTGGCAAAAGCTGTCGGTGCGGAATTAAAATATATTCCTCTCCAGGAAGACGGGACGATTGCAATGGAAGACGTCCGCAGTACTATTACGGACAGGACAAAAATTGTCTCCGTCATGCAGGTCTCCAACGTTCTCGGAACTGTCAATCCGATAAAAGAAATTACCGCAGCTGCTCATGAAAAAGGCGCAGTTATGGTAGTGGATGGAGCACAGGCAGTTCCTCATATGAAAGTGGATGTACAGGATCTGGACGCGGACTTTTACGCTTTTTCCGGCCACAAGATGTGCGGTCCGACAGGGATTGGTGTCCTTTACGGAAAGAAAGAACTGCTTAACCGGATGGAACCGGTGGAGTTCGGCGGAGAAATGATTGATTTCGTCGGCTTGTATGATTCCACCTGGAAAGAACTTCCGTGGAAGTTTGAAGGAGGTACTCCGATTATCGCCGGTGCAGTAGGCCTCGGAGCCGCCATCGATTTCCTGGAAGAAACTGGACTTGAAAATATCGAAGCTCACGAACGAAAACTAGCCAGGTATGCATTGGAAAAGCTTGAACACGCAGACGGCGTGACGGTTTACGGACCTGAGGACAGAGCCGGCATTGTGACATTTAATGCCGACGACGTGCATCCGCACGATTTGGCGACTGTCCTCGATTCAGAGGGAGTAGCAGTTAGAGCCGGTCATCACTGTGCCCAGCCGCTTATGAAGTGGCTTAATGTTACAGCGACCTGCCGTGCCAGCTTTTATCTGTATAATACCGAGCAGGATGTTGATAAGTTCGTTGAGTCATTACAAACAGCAAAGGAGTATTTCGGAGATGTCTTTGGGTAA
- a CDS encoding methionine ABC transporter permease — protein MFGEINWANMWEATLETVYMSVAALIFTFLIGIILGLFLFLTDRGQLWQNKTAHFIIGAYVNIFRSIPFIILIVLLIPFTRTLVGTMLGPSAALPALIIGAAPFYARMVEIALREIDKGVVEASRAMGASNKQIIMKVLLPESMPALVSGITVTAIALVSYTAMAGVIGAGGLGDLAFRDGFQRNNPEITITATIVVLIIVFILQFIGDYITNKLDKR, from the coding sequence ATGTTTGGAGAAATAAACTGGGCGAATATGTGGGAAGCTACGCTGGAAACAGTGTATATGTCGGTGGCTGCTCTCATATTTACTTTTTTGATAGGTATTATTCTTGGACTGTTTCTCTTTTTAACAGATAGAGGACAGCTTTGGCAGAATAAAACAGCTCATTTTATTATTGGAGCTTACGTAAACATATTCCGCTCCATTCCCTTTATTATATTGATCGTTCTGCTTATTCCGTTTACACGTACTCTTGTAGGGACAATGCTCGGACCATCAGCAGCTCTTCCTGCCTTGATCATCGGGGCGGCACCCTTCTACGCACGTATGGTGGAAATTGCCTTAAGAGAAATAGATAAAGGAGTTGTGGAAGCTTCCAGAGCGATGGGAGCTTCGAACAAGCAGATTATTATGAAAGTGCTGCTTCCCGAATCTATGCCTGCACTAGTTTCAGGAATTACGGTTACGGCCATTGCTCTAGTCAGCTACACGGCGATGGCAGGAGTAATTGGAGCAGGCGGTCTTGGAGATCTCGCTTTCCGGGACGGATTTCAGCGCAACAATCCGGAAATAACAATCACAGCAACAATTGTCGTACTCATAATCGTCTTTATTCTGCAGTTTATCGGCGATTATATTACGAATAAATTAGATAAAAGATAA
- the sufU gene encoding Fe-S cluster assembly sulfur transfer protein SufU, translating into MSLGNQLDTLYRQVIMDHYKTPRNFGELEGDALKVDMNNPTCGDRIQLQMRVEDGKIADAKFNGEGCSISLSSASMMTQSVKGLSVEDALRMSSLFSDMMLGKEIDPAGLDMGDIEALQGVTKFPARIKCATLAWKAMEQGLEEEK; encoded by the coding sequence ATGTCTTTGGGTAATCAGTTAGACACACTTTACCGGCAGGTAATCATGGATCATTATAAAACTCCGCGCAACTTCGGGGAGCTGGAAGGCGACGCGCTGAAGGTTGATATGAACAACCCTACGTGCGGTGACCGCATTCAGCTGCAGATGAGAGTAGAGGACGGGAAAATAGCCGATGCGAAATTTAATGGCGAAGGATGTTCGATTAGTCTTTCCTCTGCCTCTATGATGACTCAATCGGTTAAAGGTCTCTCCGTGGAAGACGCTCTTCGGATGTCTTCCCTCTTCTCTGATATGATGCTTGGCAAAGAAATCGACCCTGCCGGACTTGATATGGGGGATATTGAAGCCCTGCAGGGAGTAACGAAATTTCCTGCACGTATTAAATGCGCCACTCTCGCCTGGAAAGCAATGGAGCAGGGGCTCGAAGAAGAGAAATAA
- the sufC gene encoding Fe-S cluster assembly ATPase SufC, with translation MTKPSLSVKDLHVSIEDTEILKGFGIDVKGGEIHAIMGPNGTGKSTLASALMGHPKYEVTSGEATFNGEDLFDMEVDERARAGLFLAMQYPSEVSGVTNADFIRSAMNADRDEDNQVSLMQFIRKIDDKMGTLEIDQSFQHRYLNEGFSGGEKKRNEILQLLMLEPKMAILDEIDSGLDIDALKVVAKGINELRSEDFGCMIITHYQRLLNYIKPDFVHVMMQGRIVKSGGPELAQKLEENGYDWIKDELGIEDERVGQK, from the coding sequence ATGACTAAACCAAGCTTGAGTGTAAAAGATCTTCACGTATCGATTGAAGATACGGAGATATTAAAAGGATTTGGCATAGATGTAAAGGGTGGAGAGATTCACGCTATTATGGGGCCGAACGGAACAGGTAAATCGACGTTGGCATCCGCACTTATGGGGCACCCGAAGTATGAAGTTACAAGCGGGGAAGCAACATTTAACGGAGAAGACCTTTTTGATATGGAAGTAGACGAGCGTGCACGTGCAGGACTTTTCCTTGCTATGCAGTATCCAAGTGAAGTTTCCGGAGTGACGAATGCGGACTTTATCCGTTCAGCGATGAATGCTGACCGTGATGAGGACAATCAGGTTTCACTTATGCAGTTTATCCGTAAAATTGATGATAAAATGGGAACACTTGAAATTGACCAGTCTTTCCAGCACCGGTATTTAAATGAAGGCTTCTCCGGCGGCGAGAAGAAGCGGAATGAGATTCTGCAGCTTCTTATGCTTGAGCCGAAAATGGCTATTCTGGATGAAATAGACTCCGGTCTTGATATTGATGCTCTGAAAGTTGTAGCAAAAGGCATTAATGAACTCCGCAGTGAAGATTTCGGCTGCATGATCATCACTCACTACCAGCGTCTTCTTAACTACATTAAGCCGGACTTCGTCCACGTTATGATGCAGGGACGAATCGTGAAATCCGGTGGTCCTGAGCTTGCCCAGAAGCTTGAAGAAAACGGGTATGACTGGATTAAGGACGAACTCGGTATTGAAGATGAGAGAGTAGGACAGAAATAA